From the genome of Homo sapiens chromosome 6 genomic scaffold, GRCh38.p14 alternate locus group ALT_REF_LOCI_4 HSCHR6_MHC_MANN_CTG1, one region includes:
- the SLC39A7 gene encoding zinc transporter SLC39A7 isoform 2 (isoform 2 is encoded by transcript variant 3) has protein sequence MTTCTTICKRTSMATATVLISAAPFFVLFLIPVESNSPRHRSLLQILLSFASGGLLGDAFLHLIPHALEPHSHHTLEQPGHGHSHSGQGPILSVGLWVLSGIVAFLVVEKFVRHVKGGHGHSHGHGHAHSHTRGSHGHGRQERSTKEKQSSEEEEKETRGVQKRRGGSTVPKDGPVRPQNAEEEKRGLDLRVSGYLNLAADLAHNFTDGLAIGASFRGGRGLGILTTMTVLLHEVPHEVGDFAILVQSGCSKKQAMRLQLLTAVGALAGTACALLTEGGAVGSEIAGGAGPGWVLPFTAGGFIYVATVSVLPELLREASPLQSLLEVLGLLGGVIMMVLIAHLE, from the exons TGCTGATCTCAGCAGCTCCATTTTTTGTCCTCTTCCTTATCCCCGTGGAGTCGAACTCTCCCCGGCATCGCTCTCTACTTCAGATCTTGCTCAGTTTTGCTTCCGGTGGGCTCCTGGGAGATGCTTTCCTGCACCTCATTCCTCATGCTCTTG AACCTCATTCTCACCACACTCTGGAGCAACCCGGACATGGACACTCCCACAGTG GCCAGGGCCCCATTCTGTCTGTGGGACTGTGGGTTCTCAGTGGAATTGTTGCCTTTCTTGTCGTGGAGAAATTTGTGAGACATGTGAAAGGAGGACATGGTCACAGTCATGGACATGGACACGCTCACAGTCATACACGTGGAAGTCATGGACATGGAAGACAAG AGCGTTCTACCAAGGAGAAGCAGAgctcagaggaagaagaaaaggaaacaagaggGGTTCAGAAGAGGCGAGGAGGGAGCACAGTACCCAAAGATGGGCCAGTGAGACCTCAGAacgctgaagaagaaaaaagaggcttAG ACCTGCGTGTGTCGGGGTACCTGAATCTGGCTGCTGACTTGGCACACAACTTCACTGATGGTCTGGCCATTGGGGCTTCCTTTCGAGGGGGCCGGGGACTAGGGATCCTGACCACAATGACTGTCCTGCTACATGAAGTGCCCCACGAGGTCGGAGACTTTGCCATCTTGGTCCAGTCTGGCTGCAGCAAAAAGCAG GCGATGCGTCTGCAACTACTGACAGCAGTAGGGGCACTGGCAGGCACAGCCTGTGCCCTTCTCACTGAAGGAGGAGCAGTGGGCAGTGAAATTGCAGGTGGTGCAGGTCCTGGCTGGGTCCTGCCATTTACTGCAGGTGGCTTTATCTACGTAGCAACAGTGTCTGTGTTGCCCGAGCTGCTGAGGGAGGCATCACCATTGCAATCACTTCTGGAGGTGCTGGGGCTGCTGGGGGGAGTTATCATGATGGTGCTGATTGCCCACCTTGAGTGA
- the HSD17B8 gene encoding (3R)-3-hydroxyacyl-CoA dehydrogenase: MASQLQNRLRSALALVTGAGSGIGRAVSVRLAGEGATVAACDLDRAAAQETVRLLGGPGSKEGPPRGNHAAFQADVSEARAARCLLEQVQACFSRPPSVVVSCAGITQDEFLLHMSEDDWDKVIAVNLKGTFLVTQAAAQALVSNGCRGSIINISSIVGKVGNVGQTNYAASKAGVIGLTQTAARELGRHGIRCNSVLPGFIATPMTQKVPQKVVDKITEMIPMGHLGDPEDVADVVAFLASEDSGYITGTSVEVTGGLFM; the protein is encoded by the exons ATGGCGTCTCAGCTCCAGAACCGACTCCGCTCCGCACTGGCCTTGGTCACAG GTGCGGGGAGCGGCATCGGCCGAGCGGTCAGTGTACGCCTGGCCGGAGAGGGGGCCACCGTAGCTGCCTGCGACCTGGACCGGGCAGCGGCACAGGAGACGGTGCGGCTGCTGGGCGGGCCAGGGAGCAAGGAGGGGCCGCCCCGAGGGAACCATGCTGCCTTCCAGGCTGACGTGTCTGAGGCCAGGGCCGCCAGGTGCCTGCTGGAACAAGTGCAG GCCTGCTTTTCTCGCCCACCATCTGTCGTTGTGTCCTGTGCGGGCATCACCCAGGATGAGTTTCTGCTGCACATGTCTGAGGATGACTGGGACAAAGTCATAGCTGTCAACCTCAAG GGCACCTTCCTAGTCACTCAGGCTGCAGCACAAGCCCTGGTGTCCAATGGTTGTCGTGGTTCCATCATCAACATCAGTAGCATCGTAGGAAAG GTGGGGAACGTGGGGCAGACAAACTATGCAGCATCCAAGGCTGGAGTGATTGGGCTGACCCAGACCGCAGCCCGGGAGCTTGGACG ACATGGGATCCGCTGTAACTCTGTCCTCCCAGGGTTCATTGCAACACCCATGACACAGAAAGTGCCACAGAAAGTGGTGGACAAG ATTACTGAAATGATCCCGATGGGACACTTGGGGGACCCTGAGG ATGTGGCAGATGTGGTCGCATTCTTGGCATCTGAAGATAGTGGATACATCACAGGGACCTCAGTGGAAGTCACTG GAGGTCTTTTCATGTAA
- the RING1 gene encoding E3 ubiquitin-protein ligase RING1, whose product MTTPANAQNASKTWELSLYELHRTPQEAIMDGTEIAVSPRSLHSELMCPICLDMLKNTMTTKECLHRFCSDCIVTALRSGNKECPTCRKKLVSKRSLRPDPNFDALISKIYPSREEYEAHQDRVLIRLSRLHNQQALSSSIEEGLRMQAMHRAQRVRRPIPGSDQTTTMSGGEGEPGEGEGDGEDVSSDSAPDSAPGPAPKRPRGGGAGGSSVGTGGGGTGGVGGGAGSEDSGDRGGTLGGGTLGPPSPPGAPSPPEPGGEIELVFRPHPLLVEKGEYCQTRYVKTTGNATVDHLSKYLALRIALERRQQQEAGEPGGPGGGASDTGGPDGCGGEGGGAGGGDGPEEPALPSLEGVSEKQYTIYIAPGGGAFTTLNGSLTLELVNEKFWKVSRPLELCYAPTKDPK is encoded by the exons ATGACGACGCCGGCGAATGCCCAGAATGCCAGCAAAACGTGGGAACTGAGTCTGTATGAGCTGCACCGGACCCCGCAG GAAGCCATAATGGATGGCACAGAGATTGCTGTTTCCCCTCGGTCACTGCATTCAGAACTCATGTGCCCTATCTGCCTGGACATGCTGAAGAATACGATGACCACCAAGGAGTGCCTCCACAGATTCTGCTCTGACTGCATTGTCACAGCCCTACGGAGCGG GAACAAGGAGTGTCCTACCTGCCGAAAGAAGCTGGTGTCCAAGCGATCCCTACGGCCAGACCCCAACTTTGATGCCCTGATCTCTAAGATCTATCCTAGCCGGGAGGAATACGAGGCCCATCAAGACCGAGTGCTTATCCGCCTGAGCCGCCTGCACAACCAGCAGGCATTGAGCTCCAGCATTGAGGAGGGGCTACGCATGCAGGCCATGCACAG GGCCCAGCGTGTGAGGCGGCCGATACCAGGGTCAGATCAGACCACAACGATGAGTGGGGGGGAAGGAGAGCccggggagggagaaggggatggAGAAGATGTGAGCTCAGACTCCGCCCCTGACTCTGCCCCAGGCCCTGCTCCCAAGCGACCCCGTGGAGGGGGCGCAGGGGGGAGCAGTGTAGGGACAGGGGGAGGCGGCactggtggggtgggtgggggtgccGGTTCGGAAGACTCTGGTGACCGGGGAGGGACTCTGGGAGGGGGAACGCTGGGCCCCCCAAGCCCTCCTGGGGCCCCCAGCCCCCCAGAGCCAGGTGGAGAAATTGAGCTCGTGTTCCGGCCCCACCCCCTGCTCGTGGAGAAGGGAGAATACTGCCAGACGAG GTATGTGAAGACAACTGGGAATGCCACAGTGGACCACCTCTCCAAGTACTTGGCCCTGCGCATTGCCCTCGAGCGGAGGCAACAGCAGGAAGCAGGGGAGCCAGGAGGGCCTGGAGGGGGCGCCTCTGACACCGGAGGACCTGATGGGTGTGGCGGGGAGGGTGGGGGTGCCGGAGGAGGTGATGGTCCTGAGGAGCCTGCtttgcccagcctggagggcGTCAGTGAAAAGCAGTACACCATCTACATCGCACCTGGAGGCGGGGCGTTCACG ACGTTGAATGGCTCGCTGACCCTGGAGCTGGTGAATGAGAAATTCTGGAAGGTGTCCCGGCCACTGGAGCTGTGCTATGCTCCCACCAAGGATCCAAAGTGA